The Fragaria vesca subsp. vesca linkage group LG2, FraVesHawaii_1.0, whole genome shotgun sequence genome includes a window with the following:
- the LOC101309107 gene encoding uncharacterized protein LOC101309107 produces MGFGLERPSVSSATKWLGFVTAIWVQAISGNNYTFSNYSDALKTLMNLTQLELNNLSVAKDVGKAFGLLAGLASDRFPTWVLLLIGSVEGLVGYGAQWLVVSERIQPLSYWQMCIFLCMGGNSTTWMNTAVLVTCIRNFRSNRGPVSGILKGYVGLSTAIFTDLCAAMFNNNSASFILMLAVTPFAVCLTAMIFLREIAPSSSAAEDKQESRYFWFFNGLAVFVALYLLAYDFIPDPSTIFSYVFSATLLLLLASPLLIPAYTYVSALAESRVGSSDPEKPVPVVVAALEAPLLAAEKAEVEDVAEEAVERRRPVIGEEHTIFEAMRTLDFWVLFVSFLCGVGTGLAVMNNLGQIGLALGYVDVSIFVSLTSIWGFFGRIISGMVSEYFIRKAAIPRPLWNAASQILMAVGYILLAIAVPGSLYIGSIVVGICYGIRLAITVPTASELFGLKYYGLIYNVLILNLPLGSLLFSGLLAGFLYDMEATPTAGGGNTCVGAHCYRLVFVVMAIACVVGFGLDILLSIRTKRLYTKIQAGKKTKRVSNLR; encoded by the exons ATGGGTTTTGGTTTGGAGCGACCTTCTGTTTCCTCAGCCACCAAATGGTTGGGTTTCGTCACCGCCATTTGGGTCCAGGCCATTTCAGGCAACAACTACACTTTCTCCAACTACTCCGATGCTCTCAAAACCCTCATGAACCTCACCCAACTCGAGCTCAACAACCTCTCCGTCGCTAAAGACGTCGGTAAAGCTTTCGGCCTCCTCGCCGGCCTGGCCTCTGATCGCTTCCCCACATGGGTCCTCCTCTTGATCGGCTCCGTCGAGGGTTTGGTCGGTTACGGCGCACAGTGGCTCGTCGTCAGCGAGAGAATTCAGCCTCTTTCGTACTGGCAG ATGTGCATATTCCTGTGCATGGGAGGCAACAGCACGACGTGGATGAACACGGCGGTGTTAGTCACCTGTATTCGGAACTTCCGGAGCAACCGGGGACCGGTCTCCGGCATTCTCAAAGGCTACGTTGGCCTGAGCACCGCCATATTCACCGACCTTTGCGCGGCTATGTTCAACAACAACTCCGCCAGCTTCATACTCATGCTCGCCGTCACTCCCTTCGCCGTCTGCCTCACCGCCATGATCTTCCTCCGTGAAATCGCCCCGTCGTCTTCCGCCGCCGAGGACAAGCAGGAGTCTCGATACTTCTGGTTCTTCAACGGCCTCGCAGTCTTCGTCGCCCTCTACCTCCTCGCCTACGACTTCATCCCCGACCCCTCCACCATCTTCTCTTATGTCTTCTCCGCCACTCTCCTTCTCCTCCTCGCTTCGCCGCTATTGATTCCGGCCTACACCTACGTCAGCGCCTTGGCCGAAAGCCGGGTCGGGTCTTCGGATCCGGAGAAGCCGGTTCCGGTTGTGGTTGCGGCTCTGGAGGCGCCGCTTTTGGCGGCCGAAAAGGCGGAGGTGGAAGACGTGGCGGAGGAGGCGGTGGAGAGGAGGAGGCCGGTGATCGGAGAGGAGCACACGATATTCGAGGCGATGAGGACGTTGGATTTCTGGGTGCTGTTTGTGTCGTTTCTGTGTGGGGTGGGGACTGGACTGGCGGTTATGAACAATTTGGGCCAGATTGGGCTGGCGCTTGGATACGTCGACGTTTCGATCTTCGTTTCACTCACCAGTATTTGGGGATTTTTCGGGCGAATAATTTCCGGTATGGTTTCCGAGTACTTCATCAG GAAAGCGGCAATACCAAGGCCACTATGGAATGCAGCTTCTCAGATTCTAATGGCTGTTGGATACATACTCCTAGCCATCGCCGTGCCTGGTTCCCTCTACATTGGTTCAATCGTGGTCGGAATCTGCTATGGGATTCGTCTTGCTATCACTGTCCCAACTGCATCTGAACTATTTGGTCTCAAATACTATGGGCTTATCTACAATGTTCTGATCCTCAATCTCCCACTTGGGTCCTTACTCTTCTCAGGCCTCCTTGCTGGCTTTTTATATGATATGGAGGCCACCCCAACGGCCGGAGGTGGCAACACCTGCGTTGGTGCTCATTGTTACAGACTAGTGTTTGTTGTCATGGCCATTGCCTGTGTTGTAGGGTTTGGTTTGGACATTTTGTTGTCCATCAGAACTAAGCGGCTTTACACGAAGATTCAAGCCGGAAAGAAAACAAAGAGAGTTTCGAATCTCAGATAG